AAGCTTTTGGTTCAACTGCAATAAAACGAATATTTTCTCCATTAAGTTTCCTTGGAAGAAATGGCAACATAAATCCACCAAAGTTACTTCCACCGCCAACACACCCAATCAAAATCGTAGGTTTTACATCTGCCTTGTTAAGTTGCTTCTCCGTTTCAAGCCCTATAATAGTCTGGTGAAGTAAAACATGGTTTGCTACACTTCCCATTGCGTATTTTACATCACTATGAGTTGCTGCATCCTCAACTGCTTCAGATATTGCAATCCCCAAGCTGCCAGAAGTTCCAGGGAACTCTTCTCGCATTTTTCTCCCAATCTGCGTCATATCCGTTGGGGATGAGTAACACTTTCCACCCCAGGTTTCCATTAGAGACTTCCTGTATGGTTTCTGTTCATAGCTTACCTTTACCATATAAACTTTAACTTCAACTCCAAGCTGAGCTCCGGCAAATGAAAGCGCCGACCCCCACTGTCCCGCACCTGTTTCAGTAACAAGTTTTTTTATACCTTCTCTCTTGTTGTAGTATGCCTGTGCAAGTGCAGTATTTGGTTTATGGGACCCTGGAGGCGAAACAGACTCATTTTTGTAAAATATCTTTGCCTTTGTACCAATTGCCTTTTCAAAATTTTCAGCACGTACAAGAGGAGTTGGACGCCACATTGCATAAGCTTCCAATAACTCTTTCGGAATGTCAATAAAGTGCTTATCAGACATTTCCTGTTTCACACACTCCTTTGAAAAAACCCGCTCAAGTTGTTCTGGCCTTACTGGCTGTTTCGTCTCAGGGTCGATGGGCGGTGGTAGAGGCTCAGGAAGGTCAGGTAATGCATTGTACCACCTTTTTGGCAGTTCATTTTCATTCAATAATACTTTCTTCATTTCTTTCCTCCTTATCTAAATTTTTAAAACAGAAAATAAAAAAGGCCTCGTTTCCGAGGCCTTTTAAACAAATTATAGTTATGTTACGTGCGGGCTAAGCAGTATCCAAATAAACCCCGGAAGATTTTATGTCTTCGAGGCACCACCACATCCAACTAAAAAAATTCTTAGAACTGCTTACCTTTATTTTTTCCATTTGATGAACATTTTAATAAGAAAAATTCGTTTGTCAAGAAAAATCTCTATAAAATTTTTAAAAAAACAGAGCCCGTCATAAAACCGGGCTCTGTGCTATACTTTATTTATATTTTCTACTTTGTTACTGTTCCAATTGCTCTATCAAGTACATCCAATCCTTCGTTTAGCTGTTCGTCAGTAATCACAAGTGGGATAAGAAAACGAATAACGTTACCATGAATCCCCGCTCCTGCAAGAATTAATCCATTCTTCATTGCTTCCTGGATTACAGCTTTTGCAGTATCGCTATCTGGCTCCCACGTATCTCTATCTTTAATAAACTCTATTGCCCTAAGTGCGCTAATGCCTCTTGTTTCTCCTATTGCTGGATATTTTTTCTTTATTTCATTAAGCCGTTTTTTAATGATGCCTCCAAGGTATACTGCCCTCTCCAGCAAATGCTCTTCTTCGATAATATTTATCACCTCAATCCCTGCCCTACAAGCTAGTGGATTTCCACCAAATGTGCTTCCAATAGAACTATTCGGTAAACTATCAAAATATTTTTTATTTCCAACAACTGCTGACAGAGGAAGTCCTGCTGCAATAGATTTACCTAAAGAAATGAGATCTGGAATAACATTCCAATTTTGTATGGCAAAAAGCTTTCCTGTTCTCCCATACCCGCTCTGCACTTCATCTGCAACAAACATAATGCCATACTTTTCAGTTACTCGCCGTATTTCTTCTAAGAATCCTTCAGGTGGAATATTAAATCCGCCTTCTCCCTGAATTGGCTCAATGACAACTGCTGCAATATTTTCTGGACATACATGGTCTTTCAGAATTTGTTCAAAATCACTAACCTTTAGTTTATTCACATGAGAATTCGGGAAAGGTAATCTGTAAACTTCTGACGCAAAAGGACCGTAAATATACTTGTATGGCATTGCTCTATGAGTCATTGTCATTGTCAAAAGAGTTCTGCCATGGAAAGCATAATCAAACACAACAATTCCTTTTCTCTTTGTAACACCTTTAGCAATCTTCACTGCATTTTCAACAGCTTCTGCGCCACTATTAAAGAACCCTACTTGTTTTTCAAAATCTCCCGGAGCTCTCTCTGCAATCATCTTTGCAAGATCCGCAAACGGTTCGTACGGCACCGCTGTGAAATCAGTGTGAAGATATTTTTCCACCTGGTCTTTAATGGCATTTACAACTTTTTCGGGCGTATGACCGACAGTAAGACATCCCCAACCGCCAGTGAAATCAATAAACTTATTACCATCTACATCTTCTATAACGGCACCATGACCTTTTTTTGCATAAAATGACGCCAGAGAACCCATCGTGGAAGCAACATATTTTGCCCTTTTTTCTTCAATAATTCTACTCTTTGGACCGGGAATTTCAGTTTTGATTAAAATGCTGCCCATATTTTCATCTCCTTTTTTTATATGTCTATTTATTAGTTAAATTCCACATCAAGATTATCAAAAGATATAATAAAGTCAACACCTATATAAAATTTTTTAAAACATAATTTTTTACAATAATATACCAATAATACTTGGAAAAAATAGCATTTCTTATTACAATTCATTAAGAAAGGAAGGCGCAAAAATGGAAATAAAAAAAATAGATGACATAGTAAAAATAGTAGAAGGAAGGCCTAAAAAAAGAGTAGCAATAGCGTTTGGCGAAGATTTTCACAGTTTACAGGCAGCTGAAAAGGGGATAAAAGAAGGGATGTTTAATGTAATAAATTTTGTAAGAAAAACCAAAGTAGAAGAGATAGCGCAAAAAAACAATATTGATACATCTCTTATGGAAATTGTTAATGTAGAAGACGATGACAAAGCAATAAAACTTGCTGTTAAAGCTGTGAGAGAAGGAAGAGCAGATATTTTAATGAAGGGAATTGTAAGCTCTTCAAAATACCTCAAGGGAATACTAAATAAGGAATACGGGCTTTTGCCAGAAGGAAAATTACTCTCCAATGCGGCTTTTATTGAAGTGCCTACTTATCACAAACTTCTTATTGTGTCTGATCCAGGAGTCATTATCAAGCCAACTTTAGAAATGAAGATTCAGCAGGTTAAATACTGCGTGGATGTTGCAATAAAAATCGGGATAAAAAACCCGAAAGTTGCTATACTATCCGCAGTAGAAACAGTAAATCCAAAGATGGAATCCACAATAGATGCTGCAATTATCGCACAGATGAACAGACGTGGACAGATTAAAAACTGTACCATCGACGGGCCATTGTCAATGGATCTTGCCGTATCGAAAGTAGCAGCTGAAATAAAAAAGGTAGATTCGAAAGTAGCAGGAGACGCAGACATCCTCATATTCCCAAATATAGAAACAGGAAATGTTTTCTACAAATGCGCTACAAAGCTCCTTAATGCAAAAACAGCTGCCGTTCTGCTTGGAACAACAGCACCATGTATTCTGCCGTCCAGGGGAGATACCACAGAAATAAAATTCTATTCGCTAATCGTTGCTTCAGCAATGGCTGGAGAGAACAAATGAAAATTCTCGTCATAAATCCAGGTTCTACATCCACAAAAATAAGTATATTCGAGGATAAAAAAGAAGTTTATAAAGAAAAACTCGATCACCAAAAAGAAGAAATTGCGAAATTCCCCCATATACCAGACCAGTTTGAATTCAGAAAACAAATTGTTTTAAATGCACTCAAAAAAGCTAGATTCAACTTAAATGATTTTGATGCAATTGGTGCAAGAGGAGGCAATACGCACCCCCTTGAATCAGGGACATACAGGGTTAATGAAAAAATGATTGAAGACCTTATGGGCTTGCAATACGGGGAGCATGCATCAAACCTTGGAGCACCACTCGCTTATACACTTGCAAACGAAGTAGGAATCCCCGCATTCATTGTTGACCCAGTTATTGTGGATGAAATGCAGCTTGTTGCGAAAGTTACCGGACTTAAAGGCATTGAAAGAAGAGCAAAAGATCATCCATTAAATCAGAAAGCAGCAGCAAGAGAAGCAGCAAAGAAATTAGGTATCACATACGGCGAAGGAAATTTTATTGTAGCACACTTAGGTGGCGGCATATCCGTTGCTTCACACAAAAAGGGAAGAATAATTGATGTAAACGATGCTTTAAACGGTGATGGGCCATTTTCACCAGAGCGCGCGGGAGATCTGCCAAATATTGCAGTTGTTGATATGTGCTTCTCAGGAAAATATACAAAAGAAGAAATCAAAAAATCCCTTGCAGGTAAAGGCGGGCTTGTTTCTCACCTTGAGACAAATTCATTAATAAAAGTAGAAAAGATGATTGCAGATGGCAACAAATATGCAAAACTGGTATTTGATGCCATGGTCTACCAGATTGCAAAAGAAATAGGGAAACACGCCACAGTAATGAGGGGGGAAGTAGATGCAATTGTGCTTACGGGTGGACTTGCCAATTCAGAGCAACTTATAAACGGTATAAAAGAATATGTAACCTTTATTGCCCCTCTGTTTGTATATCCCGGCGAGCACGAAATGGAAGCAATTGCACGAGGTGTAAGAAGAGTATTAGAAAACAAAGAAAAAGCAAAAGAATACAGTTAGAATATTATTAAATAGCAGCTTATTTTCAAAAAAAATTATCTATCACTTATTTCATTTGTAAAAAAATAAATGAATATCAAAAAATAACATAAGTACTGTCACAAATGGCGAAACAACAGAGTAATCTCGGTCATTTCAAAGGAATACAGTTTATCAAATCTTGTTCTTATCTTACAATAAACTCAAAAGTATTTCTTTGGTTACAGCAAAACAAAGAATGCCACTTAAAAGGCTAACGAAATATCTAACTAAAAATAATACAAAAAATATTTAAAATTCTTATGAAAATCATGGAAAATTTTCCGACTTATGGATCTAAATATATGAGAGAAGAAGTTTTTGATAGATAATGTAGCAGAAAGAAATGCGGAAAAGGAAAACTTTATTTGAGGGAGGTGGCACAAGTGAATGTAAAAATATTGAATAAAAAGATAAATGTAAAAGTTATTCAAAAAATAGCGGTTTAAAGAGGCATTTATGAGAATAACAGAAAAAAGTCCGAAAGTTCTCTTAAAAAAACGGAACTTTTTTGCAAGTTAGGTGTCTAATATATAGAAGGAGAATTTTTTAAAAGGCGATAATAAAAAATGAAGAAAAGGTGATCATCGTATATTGTGAGGAGCTTGGGAAACGAGTGAAGTAGCAATCCCGA
The Caldisericota bacterium DNA segment above includes these coding regions:
- a CDS encoding TrpB-like pyridoxal phosphate-dependent enzyme: MKKVLLNENELPKRWYNALPDLPEPLPPPIDPETKQPVRPEQLERVFSKECVKQEMSDKHFIDIPKELLEAYAMWRPTPLVRAENFEKAIGTKAKIFYKNESVSPPGSHKPNTALAQAYYNKREGIKKLVTETGAGQWGSALSFAGAQLGVEVKVYMVKVSYEQKPYRKSLMETWGGKCYSSPTDMTQIGRKMREEFPGTSGSLGIAISEAVEDAATHSDVKYAMGSVANHVLLHQTIIGLETEKQLNKADVKPTILIGCVGGGSNFGGFMLPFLPRKLNGENIRFIAVEPKACPTFTKGKYRYDYGDTGKVTPLFKMFTLGSSFVPPTIHAGGLRYHGDSPILSLLKKLNLLEAQAYYQREVFGVGVLFARTEGILPAPETNHAIKAVAEEAKKATKNDVIVFNFSGHGHFDLAAYDAYFNGELHDYEYPEEEIERAIKNLPEI
- a CDS encoding aspartate aminotransferase family protein; the protein is MGSILIKTEIPGPKSRIIEEKRAKYVASTMGSLASFYAKKGHGAVIEDVDGNKFIDFTGGWGCLTVGHTPEKVVNAIKDQVEKYLHTDFTAVPYEPFADLAKMIAERAPGDFEKQVGFFNSGAEAVENAVKIAKGVTKRKGIVVFDYAFHGRTLLTMTMTHRAMPYKYIYGPFASEVYRLPFPNSHVNKLKVSDFEQILKDHVCPENIAAVVIEPIQGEGGFNIPPEGFLEEIRRVTEKYGIMFVADEVQSGYGRTGKLFAIQNWNVIPDLISLGKSIAAGLPLSAVVGNKKYFDSLPNSSIGSTFGGNPLACRAGIEVINIIEEEHLLERAVYLGGIIKKRLNEIKKKYPAIGETRGISALRAIEFIKDRDTWEPDSDTAKAVIQEAMKNGLILAGAGIHGNVIRFLIPLVITDEQLNEGLDVLDRAIGTVTK
- a CDS encoding phosphate acyltransferase yields the protein MEIKKIDDIVKIVEGRPKKRVAIAFGEDFHSLQAAEKGIKEGMFNVINFVRKTKVEEIAQKNNIDTSLMEIVNVEDDDKAIKLAVKAVREGRADILMKGIVSSSKYLKGILNKEYGLLPEGKLLSNAAFIEVPTYHKLLIVSDPGVIIKPTLEMKIQQVKYCVDVAIKIGIKNPKVAILSAVETVNPKMESTIDAAIIAQMNRRGQIKNCTIDGPLSMDLAVSKVAAEIKKVDSKVAGDADILIFPNIETGNVFYKCATKLLNAKTAAVLLGTTAPCILPSRGDTTEIKFYSLIVASAMAGENK
- the buk gene encoding butyrate kinase, which translates into the protein MKILVINPGSTSTKISIFEDKKEVYKEKLDHQKEEIAKFPHIPDQFEFRKQIVLNALKKARFNLNDFDAIGARGGNTHPLESGTYRVNEKMIEDLMGLQYGEHASNLGAPLAYTLANEVGIPAFIVDPVIVDEMQLVAKVTGLKGIERRAKDHPLNQKAAAREAAKKLGITYGEGNFIVAHLGGGISVASHKKGRIIDVNDALNGDGPFSPERAGDLPNIAVVDMCFSGKYTKEEIKKSLAGKGGLVSHLETNSLIKVEKMIADGNKYAKLVFDAMVYQIAKEIGKHATVMRGEVDAIVLTGGLANSEQLINGIKEYVTFIAPLFVYPGEHEMEAIARGVRRVLENKEKAKEYS